The Bacteriovorax sp. Seq25_V genome includes a region encoding these proteins:
- a CDS encoding ATP-binding protein, which produces MGTEEDKIANLFNPFNQADASITRKFGGTGLSLSISKEVTRLLNGSISVSSVFQKGSTFPIEIPIETVSTSTENEAIDFDEKTLAKEFPYNILIVEDNVVNQKLALLTLQ; this is translated from the coding sequence ATTGGAACCGAAGAAGATAAAATTGCAAATCTTTTTAATCCATTTAATCAAGCTGATGCATCAATAACACGAAAATTTGGAGGGACAGGACTTAGCCTTTCAATTTCAAAAGAGGTAACAAGACTTTTAAACGGCTCCATTTCAGTATCAAGTGTATTTCAAAAAGGCTCAACTTTTCCGATTGAAATACCTATTGAGACAGTAAGCACATCTACAGAAAATGAAGCTATCGATTTCGATGAAAAAACATTAGCTAAAGAATTTCCATATAATATTCTCATCGTCGAAGACAATGTAGTGAATCAAAAGCTCGCATTACTAACGCTACAATAA
- the ggt gene encoding gamma-glutamyltransferase, protein MKNYFYVLLLLNFVACSTNNKPILLETVSEFKKENHLATSKKAMIATQGKYSTSAGERIYKLGGNIIDVMTAVSFVISVERPQSTGIGGGGFLMYHHAKTGKTFAFDFRERAPFLSDSRMFVDEKGNVIKNKSVNGIFSVGTPGLVAGILDIHKKYGKLPLKEVLADSIKLAKEGMIVYPELEKALVQRRNVLCLYESSKKIFCPNGNLLKTGDLLVQSDLAKTITLIAKKGKKEFYRGSIAKKIVATSKKYKGLLTDVDFAKYEVKTREPVAGTYKGKTILSMSPPSSGGIHIIEILNILERYDLKSLGIYDPKAIHLVSSAMELAFADRAKYLGDSDFVQVPIRGLTNKDYSDKLASKINENKAFSFDEVKAGDAPKFEPDHTTHFSIMDNEGNVVVSTQTINGYFGSGLVAEGTGIVLNNEMDDFANKVGAQNIFGAVGGEKNLVEPGKRPLSSMSPTIVFDGKKPLMAVGTPSGTRILTCVMQTILNYFEYELPIYDAVATARYHHQWRPHYIRFDEGALTSTNREALEKMGHQVEEKNLGCRIQAVVNEDGELIGVSDPRGEGKAQGL, encoded by the coding sequence ATGAAAAATTATTTTTATGTTTTACTATTGTTAAATTTCGTTGCGTGTTCAACAAATAATAAACCAATTCTTTTAGAAACTGTTAGTGAATTCAAAAAAGAAAACCATTTGGCCACCTCAAAAAAAGCAATGATTGCCACTCAAGGGAAGTATTCAACTTCTGCGGGAGAGAGAATATACAAATTAGGTGGTAATATTATCGATGTGATGACAGCTGTTTCATTTGTTATCTCTGTTGAAAGACCTCAGTCCACAGGAATTGGTGGGGGAGGCTTTCTAATGTATCACCATGCTAAGACAGGAAAAACATTTGCCTTCGATTTTAGAGAGAGGGCACCCTTTCTATCCGATTCTCGAATGTTTGTAGATGAAAAGGGCAATGTAATAAAAAACAAGTCAGTGAATGGAATTTTTTCTGTAGGGACTCCTGGATTGGTCGCCGGTATTTTAGATATTCATAAAAAATACGGTAAGCTACCGTTAAAAGAGGTTCTGGCGGACTCAATTAAACTCGCAAAAGAAGGAATGATTGTTTATCCAGAGCTTGAAAAGGCTCTAGTTCAAAGAAGGAATGTTCTTTGTTTGTATGAAAGCTCTAAAAAGATTTTTTGTCCAAACGGTAACCTTTTAAAGACTGGTGATTTACTAGTACAATCTGATCTCGCAAAAACAATTACTCTTATAGCAAAAAAAGGAAAGAAAGAGTTTTATCGTGGTTCTATTGCCAAAAAGATTGTTGCAACTTCAAAAAAATATAAGGGTCTTTTAACAGATGTTGATTTTGCAAAATATGAAGTGAAAACAAGAGAGCCTGTTGCTGGAACTTATAAAGGAAAAACTATTCTATCAATGTCTCCTCCAAGTTCTGGAGGGATACATATTATTGAGATTTTAAATATACTAGAAAGATATGATTTGAAGTCGCTTGGGATTTATGACCCTAAGGCGATTCATTTGGTATCCTCGGCGATGGAATTAGCATTTGCTGATCGTGCAAAGTATCTTGGTGATAGTGACTTTGTACAAGTTCCAATTCGTGGTCTAACGAATAAAGATTACTCAGATAAACTTGCTTCAAAAATTAATGAGAACAAGGCATTTTCATTTGATGAAGTAAAAGCTGGTGATGCTCCAAAGTTTGAGCCTGATCATACGACTCACTTTTCGATTATGGACAATGAAGGAAATGTCGTTGTTTCAACTCAAACAATCAATGGTTACTTTGGTTCAGGCCTTGTCGCGGAGGGAACTGGGATTGTTTTGAATAATGAAATGGATGACTTTGCGAATAAAGTTGGTGCACAAAATATCTTTGGTGCAGTTGGCGGTGAGAAAAACCTTGTCGAGCCAGGAAAGAGACCGTTAAGTTCAATGTCGCCTACAATTGTCTTTGACGGTAAAAAACCATTGATGGCAGTAGGTACACCAAGTGGAACAAGAATTCTGACTTGTGTTATGCAAACAATTTTGAATTATTTTGAATATGAACTTCCTATTTATGATGCGGTAGCGACAGCAAGGTATCATCACCAATGGCGCCCACATTATATCAGATTTGATGAAGGTGCCTTAACTTCTACAAATCGTGAAGCTCTAGAAAAAATGGGGCATCAGGTTGAAGAGAAGAATCTTGGATGCCGTATTCAAGCTGTTGTGAACGAAGATGGCGAACTAATCGGCGTTTCTGATCCTCGTGGCGAGGGGAAAGCTCAAGGGCTGTAA
- a CDS encoding SulP family inorganic anion transporter: MIFLSKKKDWLGNIRGDILSGLVVALALIPEAIAFSIIAGVDPKIGLYASFSIAVTIAIVGGRPGMISAATGAMALLMVTLVKDYGLEYLFATTILTGVLQIIAGYLKLGSLMSFVSKSVVTGFVNALAILIFMAQLPELTNVSWQVYAMTASGLGIIYLFPYLPKIGKIIPSPLVCILVLTGISNYLGLDIRTVGDMGKLPDALPIFLVPNIPFTLDTLLIIFPYAAGLTIVGLLETLMTATIVDDMTETTSDGNRECKGQGIANIVTGFLGGMAGCAMIGQSVINVKSGGRGRLSTLFAGVMLLIMVVFLSEWISKIPMAALVAVMIMVSIGTFNWSSFKNLKVYPVSTNIVMITTVVVVVWTHNLAYGVFAGVLLASLFFANKISHFMYVTTEKDESNETLKYVIHGQVFFNSSDKFIAMFDYNNVPKNVLIDLEMAHFWDISAVAALDKVVLKLRKEGAKVEIKGLNQASQTIIDRFGVHDNPEEIDRILGGH, from the coding sequence ATGATTTTTTTATCTAAGAAGAAAGATTGGCTTGGAAATATCCGCGGCGATATTTTATCAGGTCTTGTTGTGGCACTAGCTCTAATTCCAGAAGCGATTGCATTTTCTATTATTGCAGGTGTTGATCCTAAAATTGGACTGTATGCATCTTTTTCTATTGCTGTAACAATTGCAATTGTTGGTGGAAGACCAGGTATGATCTCTGCTGCAACTGGTGCGATGGCGCTTCTCATGGTAACTCTTGTTAAAGATTATGGTCTTGAATACCTATTTGCTACGACTATCCTAACTGGAGTCCTCCAGATTATTGCTGGCTATTTGAAACTTGGAAGCCTAATGAGTTTCGTTTCTAAGTCTGTTGTTACTGGTTTTGTTAATGCACTCGCTATTTTGATATTCATGGCGCAATTACCGGAACTCACTAATGTAAGCTGGCAGGTTTATGCTATGACGGCTTCAGGACTTGGTATTATTTATTTATTTCCATATCTTCCAAAGATTGGAAAAATTATTCCATCTCCACTTGTGTGTATTTTAGTTTTAACAGGTATTTCAAATTATTTGGGCCTTGATATTAGAACTGTTGGGGATATGGGGAAGCTTCCTGATGCTCTTCCAATTTTTTTAGTTCCAAATATTCCATTTACTCTTGATACGCTGTTAATTATTTTTCCATATGCTGCAGGTCTAACTATTGTAGGTTTACTTGAAACTTTGATGACGGCAACAATTGTTGACGATATGACTGAAACTACCTCTGATGGAAATAGAGAGTGTAAAGGGCAAGGGATTGCAAATATTGTAACAGGTTTTCTAGGTGGTATGGCCGGTTGTGCGATGATTGGCCAATCAGTTATCAATGTTAAGTCTGGTGGTCGTGGAAGATTATCAACTCTATTTGCTGGTGTAATGCTTCTGATTATGGTTGTTTTTCTTTCTGAGTGGATTTCTAAAATTCCGATGGCCGCTCTTGTTGCCGTTATGATTATGGTTTCTATTGGAACATTTAACTGGTCATCATTTAAAAATTTAAAAGTTTATCCAGTATCTACTAATATCGTGATGATTACGACTGTCGTGGTTGTCGTTTGGACACATAATCTCGCTTATGGAGTATTTGCAGGAGTTCTTCTTGCTTCATTATTTTTTGCAAACAAAATAAGTCACTTCATGTATGTTACAACAGAGAAAGATGAGTCTAATGAAACTTTGAAATACGTCATTCATGGCCAAGTCTTTTTTAATTCATCAGATAAATTTATTGCGATGTTTGATTATAACAATGTACCTAAGAATGTTTTGATTGATCTTGAAATGGCCCACTTTTGGGACATCTCAGCAGTTGCTGCTCTTGATAAGGTGGTATTAAAACTAAGGAAAGAGGGCGCGAAGGTTGAGATTAAGGGCTTAAATCAAGCTTCTCAAACAATAATTGACCGCTTTGGTGTACACGATAATCCTGAAGAAATTGACCGTATTCTAGGCGGTCATTAA
- a CDS encoding adenylate/guanylate cyclase domain-containing protein → MRIIELLEKYPWPTRSDNREEIIEHIISVPVSGDINLLWSWLSDTSRINRYLGMANRDEFEKDGNLIITTESLGFPQSWIEYPWKWVRGESIVVDRDYIHGFAKKNHSIFYFEENTIHIYMGFIPTNFFSKVIFKLGLKKIMGQIAELIQLMDIDAQKGLQLPHFFEQNNTKFSIYQKQILNQRLQNAINNGLERALLKKIEALISEGDELDLYRLRVKELAKKWDIDSKKLIKNFIILSHCKVFDLSWDIICPSCHGPRTETANLVNLLKMDECDACKIQFETNFERAIEVTFKVNPDIRAIKELQFCAAEPAKKKQIYAQWKIKSGQTITQNLSLEDGEYIVRSISKTEGLSISVSKNESKVIDWKTNEPQEIKSNNDFNLNFTNHDNEDKIFVLEKRFKNPYFLEPAEIFSLREFRNFFKDEKIGNGVQLYLGDQVVLFTDIVSSTRLYERVGDTEAYLQVKSHFDDVYRIFEEQEGVIIKTIGDAVMASFPTPNHAIQASKNLHQYFDRKHTNFDFDLRISAHVGKAIGVNQNTGVDYFGNTVNVSAKLQALADEQQLAISEKFYKLLSDDYLRDWDIEELNFNIPGKAEPLRAVRLTLK, encoded by the coding sequence GTGCGAATCATTGAACTACTTGAGAAGTACCCATGGCCAACAAGAAGTGATAACAGAGAAGAAATTATTGAGCACATCATCTCGGTCCCTGTTTCTGGAGATATCAATTTACTTTGGTCATGGCTTTCAGATACTTCAAGAATTAATCGCTATCTAGGAATGGCCAATCGTGACGAATTTGAAAAAGATGGAAATCTCATCATCACCACAGAGAGTCTTGGCTTCCCCCAAAGTTGGATTGAATATCCATGGAAATGGGTCCGTGGCGAAAGTATTGTAGTGGACAGAGACTACATTCATGGCTTCGCAAAAAAGAACCATAGCATTTTTTATTTCGAGGAGAATACCATCCACATATACATGGGATTCATACCAACAAACTTCTTTTCTAAGGTTATTTTTAAGTTAGGATTAAAGAAGATCATGGGACAAATCGCAGAACTGATACAACTAATGGATATTGATGCGCAGAAAGGACTTCAACTTCCCCACTTTTTTGAACAAAACAATACAAAGTTTTCAATATATCAAAAACAAATTCTTAATCAGCGCCTTCAAAATGCAATTAATAATGGACTAGAGAGAGCTTTACTAAAAAAAATAGAAGCTTTAATTTCTGAAGGAGATGAGCTTGACCTCTACCGCTTAAGAGTAAAGGAACTTGCTAAGAAATGGGATATTGATTCTAAGAAGCTAATAAAAAACTTTATCATTTTGTCGCACTGTAAAGTTTTTGACTTGAGTTGGGATATCATTTGTCCTTCTTGTCACGGACCAAGAACAGAGACGGCTAATCTCGTCAACCTTCTAAAAATGGATGAGTGTGATGCTTGTAAGATTCAATTTGAAACTAATTTTGAGCGCGCGATCGAGGTGACATTCAAAGTTAATCCTGACATTAGGGCAATAAAAGAATTACAGTTTTGTGCTGCCGAACCAGCGAAGAAAAAACAAATATATGCCCAGTGGAAAATAAAATCCGGTCAGACAATAACACAAAACCTGAGTCTTGAAGATGGTGAGTATATTGTGAGAAGTATCTCAAAAACTGAGGGTCTTTCAATTTCAGTATCTAAGAATGAAAGTAAAGTGATTGATTGGAAGACAAATGAACCACAGGAGATAAAGTCTAACAACGACTTTAATTTAAATTTCACCAATCATGATAACGAAGATAAAATTTTTGTTCTTGAAAAGCGCTTTAAAAACCCTTATTTTCTTGAACCTGCAGAAATTTTCTCTTTGAGAGAGTTTAGAAATTTCTTTAAAGATGAGAAAATTGGTAATGGAGTTCAACTCTATCTAGGCGATCAAGTTGTTCTGTTTACAGATATTGTGTCTTCGACAAGACTATATGAAAGAGTTGGAGACACAGAAGCTTACTTGCAGGTCAAATCTCATTTTGATGATGTCTATCGCATATTTGAAGAGCAAGAAGGTGTTATCATAAAGACAATTGGCGATGCAGTAATGGCATCTTTTCCCACACCAAATCATGCAATCCAAGCGAGTAAAAATCTCCATCAATATTTTGATAGAAAACATACAAACTTCGACTTTGATCTTAGAATATCTGCCCATGTCGGTAAGGCCATTGGAGTTAATCAAAATACTGGCGTCGATTATTTTGGAAATACAGTCAATGTCTCTGCAAAACTACAAGCTTTAGCAGATGAGCAGCAACTTGCAATAAGTGAAAAATTTTACAAATTGCTTTCAGATGATTATTTAAGAGATTGGGATATTGAAGAGTTAAATTTCAACATCCCAGGAAAAGCCGAACCACTGAGGGCGGTTCGACTCACATTAAAATAG